TACTTTTTCGCCCTGTATGTCGTTACGTGAATGCTGAAGGTTTTTTATAAGAATTAGAAATTAATCAGGAAGGACACTCTCTCCTCTCTTAATAAATGAAACACTACATATTATCATGCTGTATATTAATTACTTGTGTTAATTGTATTAAATGGTACACACAGAACACATACAATGACCTCGATGTAAATGTAAAAAGTTGTTTTATAGATACACTGCGGTCCCGTattgtttgtaaaaatatatcgATTAAGTATAAACGCACAATTATATCATTAAATTTCTGACACAGTTGAGTTTTTCTTATGCGGGACCTGCCGCATCtagtataaaatacatatatgcgTCTGTAAAATACTTCAGTCGATTTAAAATCCTGAGTTTATCTTGTCAAGTGAAAGataaatttttaaaacaaataactatgcAAATTTATGCATCGGCGGTAAAACAAAAGTGTTCCTTTGTGTTTTAATGTTGTGAGTCGCGCTTTCCCGATCGGTATTGTTTATATATTAAATACTTCGATTACGCACCTACTTTACTTGAAATccgtgaaataaatatatattggtGAGCCAATGAATAAAGCTTAGTCCATAATAGGATaagtgtgaaattgtgaatCATGGAGGTTGATAAGCTATGCAATGAAGAACAAGATGAAATTGGAGGCAATGAAAACGATGAAGACTATCTAGTGAAAACTATAGGTGCTTTTGGCGCATGGCAAGCCAAAGTCTGCATCCTCGCCATGTTGACGAGATTTCTGGCTATGTGGAACATGTTGAACATAATGTTCCTGACTTATGACAACAAGTTCATATGTGTGAAATTCAATGGGACACGTCTTAACGTATCAGCGTCAACATGTTACGATAACTGTGTTGAGTACGAATTTGAAGAAGGCATTTTCGTCAAAAGTTTTGTGTCGGAGTTTGAGCTGATCTGTGAAAAGGCCTGGATGTCTAGTTTTACGCAAACGATATTGATGTTCGGCTTGCTGTTCGGAGTTTATTTGTTTGGATGGCTTTCTGACAGgtaaattattcaaattttgataaaatatgtgcTCTACCCAAGTATGTACGCTAAACAATAGGCAGAGTATGAAAATAATTGATCTTACTGTGCAATAGTTTCGTTGGGTTTGTTTGTTATGTGACCTTTTTTCTCTcttttatttcatatatttctTATTCAAATTTTACTTAAATTGTTAGTACCTACtcaatataaatacaatttgatatttttaattttttaatatcgACTTTGAATCATTTTTATCTTTACGGGATTAACTTTCTAACGACGTTTCAGATTTGGACGTCGCAAAGCGATATTTTCCTCCGCGTTTCTCGTGGTGGTTCTGATGGTGGCTTCCAGCTTCGCCCCCGATTACTGGACGTTCTGTAGCCTTCGCTTCTTTACCGGCGTTGCTACGGGCGGAGTGCTTATCGTGAGCATCGTCATTGTACTTGAGGTGGTGGGCCCTCAACATAGGGAAGCCGCAGGTTTGTGTTTTTAACAAAGCAAATATATAACGTGCCATTCCTTCCGTGCTAACCCATTATAGCATGCAATAAATacgcaagtaagtaagtataacgggttagcactgattgaatAGCACGGAAGCTGTTAAATAATTACCCACAAGAGATACATAAAACAACTAGAATCGGACCAAATGCTGGCTTGGTATGGAAATGCTAACACAAAGTGTGAAAATGGAAATGTTATCACAATAAATAAGAGTTTTATAATGTCACTTTATACTTTGTTCTGTCAAAGTCTGACGGACGGACTCTTAGTCTTCCACTAGTCCGTAGTTAACCATATAACTTCTTATCAACCTTTTAAATTGGTAGACCTATTTGAACGTACTCAAATCTTGTCTTACTTGCAGGCTGCGGAATCAACTTGCCAGACGGTCTGGCCGAGGCCTCCCTAGTCTCCTTCGTCCAGTTTTCGCCAACCTGGAGAATATACCTGCTCTCCATGAGCGGTGCGTCTGCCCTCATCATGGTCTTCCTAGTCTTGCTGCCTGAATCACCGCGGTGGCTGATGGCTACAGGACGCTTGGATGAAGCGAAGGCATTGATGATGAAGGCGGCTAAATGGTGAGATTTGTAAGGAAAATGGTGAGAATTTTTCCTTAAATTTTGTACAAACATTGCTTTAAGTATTAACATGAGACGGCTCCAATCTTATAACAGATAAGTCaggataattaataataaatcaaaatggAGGTGGCAATACCCGATGAGCTACtaattgcatatattattaatttctAATTTTTACAATGGAATTTAACTAAATTGAGATGATGCATATGACCGTTAGCGAGATAAAATTGTAggtaaaagacaagaaaaattTATAATTGCAGGTATTTTTCTTTATGAAACTATTTTATTCTAGTAATAACCTGGATCTTGCGACCACAGAAGAAAACATAAACAGTATTCTTCCAAGAGAATCCAAAGAAATTAAAACCACAACATATTGCGACCTGTTCAAAACGAAGAAGCTGTTCACTAGAACACTGTGTTCTGCGCTGGTGTGGATGATAGCTGGGATGGGGTACTTCGGCATCACGCAATACTGCACGTTCTTGGGGACGAATGTGTTTGTCTCTGTTGTTATTATGGGGTTGATGCAGGTCAGAGtgtgaaaaatttatttattttaattttatgacaCGATACAATACGATTGTACAAATGgggatttaatttaaatgaaaagaGAGTTGTCTGATGAAGGTCTTAAAAAGGAAAAGCAAATTTAAATGCATTTGCTTAGCATTAAAATCACCGATCACCCAAGGGATATTTAGTTGAGTAACTTGGTAGCTTGGTACCTACCCACTTGGTAGTGACTGTGCCGCCGAAACTGATGATCTAGGGTTAGGATGTCGGTAAAGTGATTTTTTGTGTGACGAGCGaggatattttattttgttcctGACTTATGAATGTTTACTAGGCATCTGAGTATTCTAATAGATAACTGTCAACTGTTTATTTCAGATACCTGGTGCTTTCATAGCAACCTGGCTGAACAAAGTTTACGGCAGAAAAGCAACTATTATAAGCAATCTATCCATCACTGGCCTCACCATGTTTCTTCTGATCTTCGCTTCTCCTGACCACTGGGCCGCTCTGACATTAGGAATCGTCGGCCTCTGGGCTGTGACCATAACCTTCAACATTCTTTATGTATACGTGTCGGAATTATTCCCTACTCCTTTAAGGAACATGGGTTACGGTGTGAGCTCGTCAGGGGCCAAGATTGGAGCAATGGTGGCTCCTTTTATAGCAAATCTTAGCCCCCATTGGATACCGTCGTTAATATTCTCTGTATTGTCCTTTTTGGGGGCAGGCGTCTGTTGCGCATTACCGGAAACTAAAGGAAGGGCGTTGGAAGATGAATTAGGTCATGTGGATTGACAATTAATTAAGACAAAAGTTTATTAGCTCAATATcacaattaaatcaaattaaGAAAATAATTTGCGTATAAGTTGAATTTTTTACTTGTTGTGACTGAAATGTCacttagtttttattaattaagccTTAAAggagtaaaaatataagcacACCCTTAGTATGTGATTGAAGTCTGGCCACTACGAAGCGcaacaaaatataaacaaaaagacTTAGTAAATAACTTCAAAAatgtattaaggatgactcacgctagaccgggccgggcccaggccggagcttccggcgcgtcgttttctatggaaaacaccacgtgatcacctataggtaagtaatagtGTCATAAAATACGCGGTTATCTTTGATTTGGACTTAGAGCCCGATtaggattttgaactagatatctattagacatcaccaagatatgtcagtgtcaaacaagtttcaaaagtgacgtttttgtttgaagaattgacacttttgacacttctttgacactgacatatccaatccatttCGTTTACGTTCGTTcggatatctaatatttgacgtatcttaaaataaataaatatgtaaatataatgtagttagttagttaataagtttgtgtttgtgtacctactaacattagttgtaagattaaaatgtgtcactaacgaaattgatcctttgttggtcttaaataaatttaattttaattttaactttaacGTTCGATTATGgctgttatttattattactaaaCCGTATTGTTATTGTGATAAATAGTCAAGTTATGATGCAAGTCAAGGGCACTCATCTCTCGTTATCAATATGACCCGACTCCGTACAATTACTACCAGAGAGATAACAGAGTTGTGTCTAGAGTTACCAgttcaatataaatattttgcaGGCCCAaaaatgggtgaatcaactttcaGAACACTGATTTCGTGTCCCTAGACTCGAAAAGAAAAATCAATTTTTCTAAAACAAAGattattagataggtacataagtatttaatacttacacaataaattaacaacttgatcagaTAAAAGTTACATCTTGTACGGTAACGCAGCAGAAAAAAGACAAAAATGGTGTGTCAAAAATGGATTTTTGTATGACAACAAACTTTTTTCTGTTGCGTTACCGTGCAAAATGTTACTTTTATCTGACCAAgctgttaattttaatgtgatcATTAAATACTTATGGATCTAATAATGACCGTGtcaaacaaaaaagtaaaaaaatcaacatggtttttgaacaattaatttttattttaagtctagggacacgaaatcagtgttctaaaagttgattcacccaaataCGACTTTTTTATATTGCGAAACATATACATAGTTGATAAAATTATTGGCGGCGTTTGTGTATCAACGCTAAAGCataatattttgaagataatcCGTTTTATTTTGGTTAAATGATtgtagttttattgtttagtgatattttgttaaataccttaattaagaaaaatattcctatAAATTTTtgacaacgtatttttgggccacctGTAGAAAAGATGCAATAGGTAACTATAAATACTTAGTATAAATCTAATCGAACTAAATACTTAAGTAACtcgaataaaggatgactcacgctagaccgggctggggccgggccggagcttccggcgcttcgttttgtatggaaagcaccacgggatcaccgatcagccatcATAGAATGAGATGTCGGATgccccggcccgggcccggcccgttctagcgtgagtcatccttaaagcttTTCCAGATATGTtttaaaacttgttatttagataacgACATGCCTCAACGCGAACGCCTAACATTTGTCATAACATAAATTACACTTGAACCAACTGAAACGAGATTACATCAACAACGTTATTTATAGTCACGCCATTATCAGCCTATTTAGATAGGCGAAGGTCAAGGGACAGAGAATTTATGGCGAGAAATATTGATAGATAACACATAACCGCCGCCGATCTAGATAAGTGCCACGAAAACACTATGTTAAGAGGAGAGTCGAGGACCGCTACTCCATACatacgtagtccccattttccttccCGGGTTGACTTTACGGAAAATGTTTCTACACAATTTATCGTGTTCTAACGTGTAGGTAACTAACTGAAGTTTCATATTAAATTTGGTATAATGTACCAAATTATCCAGAAAGGAAAATCGGGACTGCGCTTGAAGAAAGAGTCGTCCCCTTTCGTTTTGAACAGTCTTTATCGTAAACATTTagataacataacataaatCGTGAAATAAATGTTAAACCCATAAAGATAACACCATATAAATCATACAACATCTGGTTGACTTTTGACCTTTCTCCAGAAAAGTTATAGATTGTTGACAACTGCCTTCTGCCCGCGGCTTCGTCTGCGTGGTATGATGATGAATCATTATGTTCTTCCTCGGGCCTTAAACTGTCTTCATTCATTTAAATTGATTTAgctgtataagtatgtatgaaGAGGTAACAAACGGACGGAGTTAGGTacgtcacgctccgtgattgttacgccatttagggttctagctaaattggacattcatagcgtaagtatggaacaaccaatttagctaggaccctaaatggtgtAACAATCCCgtctggtgactgtacctaaagaTATGCAAGCTATTCACGAGGATGTAAGTATATATTCTtcgaacagaaaaaaaaatgtgcagaaaatttaaaatgttataaGGTATTTTTGTGGAATTTACAAGCTACCGCCGCTGCATCTCTTCCCATGTCTATTATCTCCCATCATATACTCTTTTGAAGAGACATGTGGCATTCAATAAATCCGTGTAGCACATCCTGATTGGCTGTAATATATGGATCAAAAAGACCGCGCCCCTCGACGTGTCAATTGCGTCAAACGGCGGTCTGTTTGTTAAATTTGTGGCGACAAATTGTGGCTGGTCATTTACTACGATTATGTTGCAGCAGtgaagtacctaataaaaaaaacttcggTAGCTCTGGAGGCGTGTTCCGATTGCAATAACGGGATTTATGGGAATTTACTTTTCGATTGGCTACTACGGTTCCAGCTAATGgcaccgttcggattcagatcATACCAGCATCAATGTCGATGCCCGgagttttgacatttgcggcagcagtctgaatccgaacggccggcctagccaaggttacaatcgctatcgcttcgccaacgaaacgctttgtgtctctctatcactattccatattagtgcgacagtgacggtTACGTTTCGATCACTACGAagcgtatacagggtgcttcctgtaacaggagcaataaattaaactgaaggctgtactcctcaaactgaccaacatttgttcagcaacttttgaaaataactcatgtttagatttttattacacttttaagtttattataagacgcaatgtattgcaaattttgttatgtttaaagcgtgacaagcaacgtcaaacacactgatgtcagcgtacattgaaggcaatatttattttgtatgaaaaagaggaagtctaaaggattcataatttttaaaagttgctgaacaaatgttggtcagtttgaggagtacagcctttagtttaatttattgctcctgttacaggaagcatcctgtataagcGATTGGCATCCTGGCTACGCGGCATTAAgttgctgagggcctaccgcgaaccacgttcgacgtgttggctctctgtcgcacttgtaaattcgtacgtaagtgtgacagggaggtaacacgtcgaacgtggttcgcggtaggccctcagatttcGGCATCGCAACGTCGCGTGCGGCCGAAACACATTACCCCCTTTTTCGTAACCTACGCCTTAAACTGTCAACAAGCAGCCATAATAATCGCTTTATATGCGCCACGCTGTTTTATAGTCCTCGATAGAATTAAATTGGCCGCGGGGGCCATAAATAACTGGCTAGGAAAACTTGTGGACGTTTATAGCTAATTCTTGATTCGATTGTTGTTGATCGTAGAGTTATTGGGTTCTACGCACTAATGGAAGAGTCAGTCTTGTTTTTATGTGATTGTCAgaaaacgagcagacgagccctAGTACTTATAGACTGGCAAACACAACTtgccagtcagtaagaaccaggaaaactatacgaCTCATCCCTTTCTTTTATCTTCCagtagtactagcgtaagacaaagccagtatgattctctctgtctatatttgaaatgacaCGGTCCTGGGCAAACCATGGTGACTACTATAGTTTTTGGCCACgacatagtaattggccgctCTTAACAATAgaaaccttattgttaagagtggccaatggggttggccggtcgaagtatttagcagatggagtcattatagcttgccctgtcaatccctagaattgggtcaaatttttgtttttttaatgccttttaagccaaatctcatagaaaaaggggcaagctatgatagcGCCAtatatgcaaacctttgacagttgccaaccccattattgGCTTGTTTGTTTCCGATTTGTTAGGCAAGGTcatatagaaaaaaatacataagattgctcactccatacatccgttttagtaccaaaaagactattagcatctagcatcgagtagcggaactatcagtactcctacttaacaatagatgtagcaccgaccggaaagtcttatgctgttgagataagactgtcttatgctgttgagataagactttccggtcggtgctacatctattgtcaagtagcagtactgatagttccgctactcgatgctagatgtagacactgaaatgaattgtctaactgatgtatggagtgagcacttttgtcttactatatttctctatgccaaaactgatgtatgtagtgagcagggatgttgcgaacatccgcatccgcatccgcaaccgcggaacttccgcattattttcaacatccgcatctgcatccgcatccgcataaaatcgatgcggagcttatgcggatgcggatgtcgaataagtcggtacaggaacgtcttagcggcggcgtaagtgctaggtaatttcgtcattacctataacgaaatcgtctagaatagtctagatccagaaaagtcggcgaagttacagccggcctagccaagctgacaatcgctatcgcttcgacaacgaaacgctttgtgtctctctattactcttccatattagtgcgacagtgacagttgcgtttcgatcgccacGGAGCGTAcctaagcgattggcacgttggctacgcggcctgtttattaaatataacgcacctatattcttgctcaaatactaaacgtttcgttttttttaataaacaaatactaaacatgtaatatttgaagttttctaagtacctaatcttgacatccgcatccgcatctgcatccgcggatgtgagcctttaaatatccgcatccgcatccgcatccgcggatgtcaaaaaatcggcatccgcaacatccctggtagtgagcactcttgtcttactatatttctctatggcttgaTCCAACTCAGTAGCGCTATCCAGTAGTACCTGTACTTTAATTCCTCGTTTAAACCGGCGATATGAGAGCCACGCACGTAGCCACGGGAACAATAACGTAATTTGTACTTTATTTATGTAGTGTGGCTGTTTGAATACGGTCTACGGTATGGCGGCATAACATGGTTAGTTACGCTTAATAATGTAGGGTACCTTGTATTGCATCATATATCGATTTTGTATTGCAATATGCAATGCAATGCAATGCTGGGAGTATTGCAATAAAGCGAGTACCTAGCTACACTAGTAGGTAACTAAAATACAACGCCGCAGAGGAATTGAGAATATTGGGGATAAAAACGCCCACAATTTGATACTATTCTGTAAACTATACCGTAGTTGATTTTGGACATTGTAAGTCATAACCAGAACAGTAACCCTCACTTTCGGGTACACAAGtggtattttaaattttatttctgtgtttcaaataaatgtacttaatataataaaaatattaatttcaaataaaaataaatgtaaaataactcttaacaaataaaatattaccccCCACTCTGATTATCCCCCGAACCAaatgtgccaaaaatactggcggCATTACCTCGCTGAATGGCCATTGATAACTGTTGGACAAGGAAAGAACCAGAGCGAGGATCGCAGCCCCTATCCCTTTCTGTGTTTGTCTACCCAGCTACGTAATATTTACACCATTTAATAAGTACTTTGCCAGCGAAagcaaaattatgaaataatacGTAAGTAGAcgctcattgcggcatagtgtGGTGACCACAGGCCGTACCTCGTAAAAAGTAATTCGCTAGAGCCTGACTAAAAACACGAGCCACTTACGTTTGCTATGGCAATTGCTTCTCAAGAACAAACGAGTTAAAGTCTCAGGGGAGTCAGGGGGAccagtataaatataaatgcatTCAGATTACGCTAATATACTcgtggacaaatttagaggaatgcaaaaaaaaggtttaattactTACTACAGCACCTATAGTAATGTCAAACTTAGTGATGAAGTGTTTTTTGCgatcctctaaatttgtccttGAGTGTATTTTGTGCCAGTGGCAATTTTAAAGCAAATAAGATTAACACTCAAAATTCagaaaatgaaaaataactGTATCCAGTAACAAGCAAtagaatacaaatactctttattgcacacctcgaCACAGAAAACAACACAATGACTACACAGCATCTCAAGTAGAGGTAAAGAGAAGCCGGTCAAACAAACACACACAAgacaaaaaatgcaaaaaaaaagtttaaaaatgggCGGACAAACATGGCTGGTCATATTACGCTGGTCTCCTTTTGGGATCTTAAGATCAGGTTGCCTTAAAACTTGTCCGAGGGAACATGGTGCGTCCGAGCGTCGCGTAAGCACTGCAATTTGTCCGATGGCGGACCATCGCCCGATGAAGCCACAAATCCGAATAGATCGCCCGATAACTGCACGCACTAGCATGGCGCATCGCGTCAAAATTACGAGTAGTTAcagttacagatgtagtgcataagtgttttccatcgtattttctcggaaacgttcgtatttatcATGCTACTTCAGACAAACTCAGTACCTTTTGTAccaagactgactgaaataacaagacacgttcgtacgtttccgtgaaaatgcgatgaaaaataattatgcactacaatcactacatctgtacaccaAAATGAGATCGGATCGGATCCCAGCTGATCGAAAGATTCAATTACAAATTcggtagaatctgtgcggagggtcgtagaatgtattgggctataacattccacgactcttttctttccgcacagacactATGCTACTTTGCTGTCGTTGCCAAACTATTTTACAAAATCATGCTAGGAGCGCCAAGAAATCTGCGACAACGAGAAATGACGGGGATTAGCCACGTGTGATCGCAGCCCAAGGGCTAAGACTAGATATGAGACTCGAGATGCAGACAGGACATGCAGTACCTATTGCTGGgctgatatttattataatggcgatttttttttcgttttgctgcaacgcacacagctCATTTATTGATGCTTCTTGTTCCTGATTTTATGTTTAGtttgatattattattgtttttgtttttttctgtCAATATGTATTGTGGCAAGCTGGTTatataaatggtttatctatctatataaatCTAACTTTCATTGAATGAAATAGTATATAGCTAGATTCGTGCgactaataagtacctataggaaTGGACCCTATTGTGTTGTCATGATACAAGGCATGGCACGTCTATCGCAAACCATCAGTATTCTCTGCCGATAGCGAATCACTATGGTTGATACCTCGTCCTGTGGGCCGACAATTTATCCTATCTTCCATGGCATCGGTATCTAGTATGTAATTGGCATGGTTATGGGTACCCAGTGTTTTAGCTTCGCGATTGGCTGGTGATTACGATAGGTATGAATTACAGAAGGTACTTGTGGTGAATTATGGCGGATGGGTGAGGTGATTTGATAGGTATGGTGTTACGGTCATGGGTGAATCTGGTGGAGTAAagaataggtaagtacctaatataaaaccaCATCTTTTTTCTTTCGGTTGTTGGTTGTTGAAGACCCTTATTCGGTTTGAAAGATACCCCACACTATTGGGTTGAAGCGAAAAGCGttttattgtagtttttattttaccgttcTGTCGTCATGTATGATTTATGTATCCATGCCatattgcagctttctagctcATAACTATCATGGAACAAAgccgcggacggacagacagacggatatggCGAAAGGGTTAAGGCTAGTTGaatacggaacccaaaaaaatgcaattttaaacatgaattacaataataatttgCACTTTCCACAACTGCGtcctggggccttattcgacatgccaattttgacgtcgcatgttgaagttcatttgaatctgaactatcgtgggttgtcgaataggtaaagatcattatctgtcagtgaatctcatgtaaacaaatcatttcatcgctagacttgattgtctattggtatggccgccatgtttggatttatgacatttaaaaggggattctatggcatagagtaaactgcatttctattttctatagttttttgattcctctactcgacgcaagatggagttaacagtcaaattttgatcttggcgttataaaaataaaccgcaagaacatgacatgcagttgcgttggtgtagatctatcatgaaaacgaatatatgacaattgtccagaattaaaaaaaacttgacaataaacatacagcaatacatataccactaaatgtcaaaaagaaaacagatttattataatttttctactccagcacttaaatgtgtcaattaaatgactgacagtgatatctaaagcaatgtcatttgaatgctttgtctataggctcataagatgactgctagcagtcatcttatgagtataatacaactgctttattttttttaaagatacaagttccgatcatcttgattgaaagaggtatgttttcatttacaataataactcttttttttttttaaataataactcaattttttttaaataataactcttttttttttaataatctcttttttttaataatctcttttttttgctgcagctgtcatagaaaaagtaatgtatgcaacagctcataactggttcttaaaattctcgggtctttttttacaaaactcgactacgtctcgttttgtaacttcgacccttgaattttaagaacccttattatatcactgttgcataaactactatactaggtaacaaattatatataaagtttaaattttaaaccaatcgtcgtggttcttagcaatgaacttcttgtaacttgtgtgaaaaatatcatttgatattacaccaattactttatggtgaagtaaaatatcatgagtcatgag
This portion of the Cydia amplana chromosome 7, ilCydAmpl1.1, whole genome shotgun sequence genome encodes:
- the LOC134649792 gene encoding organic cation transporter protein-like; amino-acid sequence: MEVDKLCNEEQDEIGGNENDEDYLVKTIGAFGAWQAKVCILAMLTRFLAMWNMLNIMFLTYDNKFICVKFNGTRLNVSASTCYDNCVEYEFEEGIFVKSFVSEFELICEKAWMSSFTQTILMFGLLFGVYLFGWLSDRFGRRKAIFSSAFLVVVLMVASSFAPDYWTFCSLRFFTGVATGGVLIVSIVIVLEVVGPQHREAAGCGINLPDGLAEASLVSFVQFSPTWRIYLLSMSGASALIMVFLVLLPESPRWLMATGRLDEAKALMMKAAKCNNLDLATTEENINSILPRESKEIKTTTYCDLFKTKKLFTRTLCSALVWMIAGMGYFGITQYCTFLGTNVFVSVVIMGLMQIPGAFIATWLNKVYGRKATIISNLSITGLTMFLLIFASPDHWAALTLGIVGLWAVTITFNILYVYVSELFPTPLRNMGYGVSSSGAKIGAMVAPFIANLSPHWIPSLIFSVLSFLGAGVCCALPETKGRALEDELGHVD